TGTCGGTCCAGGACATGGCCAAGGCGGTGGACACGATCGTGGAACTGGCCAGGGTCTGGGAAGAGCACGCGGAATGACGCTCGACGAGTTGCTGCGGGGACCCGCGCCGATCCTGGCGCTGGCGCCCATGCAGGAGGTGACCGACGGTGCGTTCTGGACGCTGGTCCACCAGTACGGCGGCGCCGACGTCTACTGGACCGAGTATTTTCGCGTCCACACCACCTCCACGCCCGAAAAGTGGATCGTCGAGTCGATCGCCAAGAACACCACCGGCCGGCCGGTGATCGCGCAGATGATCGGCAACGACATCCCATCGCTCGTGCGCACCGCGAAGTTCCTGCAGCAGCTGCCGGTCGCCGCCATCGATCTCAACCTGGGCTGCCCGGCGCCGATCGTCTATCGCAAGTGCGCCGGCGGCGGCCTGCTGCGCGAACCGCAGCGCATCGACGCCATTCTCGGCGCGCTGCGCGACGCGGTGCAGGTCAAGTTCACAGTCAAGACCCGCCTCGGCTTCGCGGCGGTCGAGGAGTTTGATCAGCTGCTCGCGATTTTCGCGCGGCACTCGCTCGACGCGCTGACCGTGCACGCGCGGACGGTGGCGCAAATGTACCGGCTGCCCGTGCACTACGATCGCATCCGCCAGGCGGTCGAGACCATGCCGTGCCCGGTGATCGCCAACGGTCACGTGTATTCGGCGGCCCAGGCGCAAGCCTTGCTGGTCGAGACCGGCGCACGCGGCCTGATGATTGGCCGCGGCGTCATCCGCAGCCCGTGGCTGTTCAACCAGATTCGCCAACAGTTGCGCGGCGAAGCCGTGACGTTGCCGACGGGCCGCGAGGTCAACGCGTACATTCGCGCGCTCTGGGACTCGCAGGCCGGGGTCGGCCGCGCCGAGCACAAGCAGTGCGAGCGCATGAAGAAGTTCCTCAACTATCTCGGCGAAGGCGTGCCCGGGACGTTCCTGCACCAGATCCGCCGGTCGCAAACCGCCGACGAGTTTCACGGTATCTGCCGGGAGTTTCTGGACCACGACCGGCCCATGCCCCTGTTGCCGGCCGAACCGCAGGCGGCCGATCTGGTCAGCGGAAGGCTGTAACTCACTTGCTCCAGGCCCTTCGAGCATGGCCATGATATATATCAATGATATATACTATGGCCTGGAGGTCATCCCGTGAACAAGCTCGCCAAACTGTTTCTGAACGGCCGCAGCCAGGCGGTGCGCCTGCCGCTCGAATTCCGCTTTCCGGGCACCGAAGTGCGGATCACCCGCCACGGCAGCGGCGTGCTGCTCGAACCGGTGGTGTCGAACGTCGACGACTGGTTTGCTGAACTCGATCGCTACACCGACGAACCGTTCCTGCCCGGCGGCCGGAACCAGCCGCCGGCGACGCCACGTCCAGGCTTGTCGTGATCGAGTACACGCTCGACACCAACGCCTGCATCGCGTTGATTAACGGATCATCCGTTCCCGTCCGGCGTCGATTCAAGCAGGTGCTGGCCGAGGGATCTGTGGTGTGCGTCTCGACTGTCGCCGTGCACGAGCTGTGGTACGGCGTGGCGAAGAGCGAGCGGCGCGACTACAACACCGACCGGGTCAACGCCTTCCTGTCGGGGCCCATCCACCTGCTGCCGTTCGACGAGGCCGACGCCCGGGCAGTGGGCGAGGTGCGCGCCCTGCTCGAACAGGAACGCCGGCCGATTGGGTCGTTCGATGCGCTGCTGGCCGGCCAGGCTGCGCGGCGCGGCATGACGCTGGTCACCGCCAACGTCCGCGAGTTCGAGCGCGTTGACGGCTTGATGTGGGAAGACTGGTCGGTCGCGCGCTCGTAGGATCAGCGGAACAGGCGATCGAGCGTCACCGACCAACCAGGTAACAGCGGCGTCTCCAGGGTGTCGTGCCCCTCGCGCGAAAGACTGGCGAACACCGGGAACGAACCATCGGCGGCGCGCCTGTGAATGGTCACCACCCCCAGGTCAGGATCCACCAGCCAGTACGAGGGCGCAGAATCGTTATAGAAGCGGTGGCTCTGCCATAGCTTTGCCTGATTCAGTCAACGCGAGGGTCAATCTGGGCAGAAGCGCGGTAACAAAGTCACCTTCACGGTGGCCTTCCTCTTGCAGTGTCCCGCTTCGAGGCCTCGGCCCGCCGGTCGAGCCTCAACTAGCGTTTGTCGCGATGCGCCGGGGTGCGTCCGTGACCGCTGTCAACATCTCCATCGTCGGGCGCCGAAGGCCTCGGCGCAACGACTCGAAGAAGGGCCATATGACTGCCAGATGTACTACTTCAATCAAGCGCATAACACTCGGCGCCGGGCTGGCCGCTGCGGTCATGCTAATGTCGGTTTCGGTCGCGACAGCCCAGTCGGCGCGTGACGCCGACGGCTATCGTGATGCCCGCCGCCTGGGCGGCACGACGTCTTTCTACAGGCCAGCGCTGACCAACCATGAGAGCGTCAAGCGGATGGCGAATACCAAGGGCATCGGGGACGACATCCGCAAGATCCTGGGTGACGCGGGCATCCCGGAGACGTCGAACGCCGTCATTGCGATGCTGTCCAGCGGCTTGCCCGTTACCGTGATGGCGTCGTGCGCCGACGCGGCGCCGGCCGACGGCGTGATGGTCGAGTGCGACTTTCAGCGCGGCGCGACGCTCGAGTGGATGGCCTATCGGCCCAACATTGGCCGTGGCGATCGCACGCCCGGGCGCATCGAGAAGTTCCGGTGGGCCGGACGCGAGTCGTTCGACGCCTTCCTGTTCCGAGTGACGGACAACAATCGCATCTACACGTTTGTCGTTCCCAAGGAATGCGGCAACCTGTCGCTGATGTCGGTGCAGGAGATCCGTCGCGAGACGCCGCCGCCCCCCGCCGCTGCGCCCGTGGTCACGCCTCCTCCGCCCACGCCGCCGGCGGTGATTCCGCCGCCACCCCCCGCGCCGCCCGTCCAGGCCGAGGTCGCTCCCGCGATCGCCTCCGTCAAGGCGTCGCCGTTCTTCTTCGACGTGCTCGCCGGCAAGGATCGTCGCGTGCGCCCCACCGACGGCCGCGAGACCGTTGACGGCTTCGCGCCGTTCGCGAACGCCGGCCCCGGCGAATACGCGCAGTGCTCGCCGCTCGTCGGCTTCAAGCTCGGCATGGCCAAGCGGTTCGACAACGATGTGGAACTTGCCGGTGCCGTGGGCATCGCCCTCAGCCTCA
This genomic interval from Acidobacteriota bacterium contains the following:
- a CDS encoding antitoxin — its product is MNKLAKLFLNGRSQAVRLPLEFRFPGTEVRITRHGSGVLLEPVVSNVDDWFAELDRYTDEPFLPGGRNQPPATPRPGLS
- a CDS encoding tRNA-dihydrouridine synthase family protein, with the protein product MTLDELLRGPAPILALAPMQEVTDGAFWTLVHQYGGADVYWTEYFRVHTTSTPEKWIVESIAKNTTGRPVIAQMIGNDIPSLVRTAKFLQQLPVAAIDLNLGCPAPIVYRKCAGGGLLREPQRIDAILGALRDAVQVKFTVKTRLGFAAVEEFDQLLAIFARHSLDALTVHARTVAQMYRLPVHYDRIRQAVETMPCPVIANGHVYSAAQAQALLVETGARGLMIGRGVIRSPWLFNQIRQQLRGEAVTLPTGREVNAYIRALWDSQAGVGRAEHKQCERMKKFLNYLGEGVPGTFLHQIRRSQTADEFHGICREFLDHDRPMPLLPAEPQAADLVSGRL
- a CDS encoding type II toxin-antitoxin system VapC family toxin, with product MIEYTLDTNACIALINGSSVPVRRRFKQVLAEGSVVCVSTVAVHELWYGVAKSERRDYNTDRVNAFLSGPIHLLPFDEADARAVGEVRALLEQERRPIGSFDALLAGQAARRGMTLVTANVREFERVDGLMWEDWSVARS